In the genome of Oncorhynchus mykiss isolate Arlee chromosome 30, USDA_OmykA_1.1, whole genome shotgun sequence, the window CTATAAAAGCACAGTCCGTCTGCATGAATGACTCTGGAAAGGCACCTCTCTGTTGGCCTGGCTGCAACACAAAGGTGCACGCCCTGCAGTGGGGACCATACGGAGGTTCAATCAGGTGACCAGCTCCAGGGTAGGACAGAGTGGTCAGCAGGTGACTGtttcctgttctctccatcatctgcttcatctgaggAGAAAATTATGGAGTTTAGCACTAATTACTTAATCTCATCAATTGATATCTTGACTTTAAAACCTCTTACATGTAAAGTCTCCATATTTGGGGACCGTATTTGATTTTTCTAATTCAATTCAGTCTGTTATGCGAACGGTAGCCCCTATCTGCAAAAGCAGGGTGTCTGCAGAAAGCTGAGTATCTTGGCTATTGATCGATGTCTTCAAATCTTTGGATTGATTTACTACCAAATATGGGCATACAAATTTATAAGGGCAGGCCGTGCAGATAAACTCATTTCAAGATGGTTGCTACCTACATTCCGGTCAGCATTGTGAAGCATAAACGTTGATACACACCCAAAGCCGGGACTCCACAGATCATGAGGATATCTTATTTGTCTGCCTGTGACCTACCATTATTGATCACCAGCCCCGAGagtcaacatttttattttacgcAACGTTTTCACTGAACATCAAACATCTTACAAGGTAAGCGTAGATTTGGTCTGTTTTTGAGCTGTAGCTACATGGGGGGATATCAAATTAGGAACAAATCTAGCCTACTGCCAATGTTATCTGATGATGTATGACTTAATGGCAACATCAAATGTCCACCGAGTAACTATATCTTTGCGCTTCAAAAATATGATGCTTGTTTATGCGGTGTAGGCATCAATATATCCGGTATGTCCTCAgacaccaccacaatgtttgagagaggttggtgttgtatacattttgtttttatgGTGAACAACAACTTTTGGGCACATCCAGTGCAATTACCACATTCGGACACTTTAGAGAGGTTGAAAGGACACTTGAATATCCCGTGGGTACCCCAAACAGTGTTTGAGTGAGGTTGATAtggtagaaaaaaaaatgttatactGAAAAAATTGAATTTAGGGATTTCAAATATGTAATAGCACTGGAATTATCTCATTTACAGACGTATGCCACATTGGAGAGGTTTAGGGACACTTGGAAGCATCCCATGACCACACCTGAAACCACTTACTAAAACATCTGCCCATTTCTAGTTGTTGCGTCTATAAGTCCCATTTTTATCTGATATTGTTCACATGTTGTGGAAGCCATCCGATGTGTTTCCAGCTCTGGGCATCAATCATTTACGTATAGCTTTTCAATGAAAGATGGTTATTTTATGTGTGCTTGATCTTGTTTATTCTGAACTATGTTACTTCTATCTATCTAATTTCCTCATAATTTCCCAGATGTCTTCTTTCCAAATATGCCAAGTTTTGTATGTCAGAATAATGTAATTACACATGAATAGCAGTTCctttgggtatgtctatttagTCCGAAATCTACATTTTGCCATTACATTTAAGAGGTTTTTTAAACTGCATGTATGAAGCATGATGTTTTCCATAGGCAAACAAGACGTAGCTCACATCATCAGCTGATTCGacagcagcccaattctgatcatCTTGTCCAACAACCAGCAGCAGAGGACATGTTATCCTCCCCATCTGAGGACAGAATAAAACAAAACGGAGCAGAACTGAACAGATTAATAGCCATTTAGGAAACATTGAATATTGCCAGATACAACAATACTTCTGAGCCCTCAATCTTGTGAGATACTGGAGGATCATGATAGGACTGGAGAAAGTGGGAAACTGTTCCCAGTATTGGTTGAGTTCTCCAGCGTAATCTTTTAGAGGTCCTtatcatcctctcctcctgtgtgggATACATTTCCCTCGCTACAATCATCCAAACAAGAGTAGAGGACTGAAGGGTCTTTCTGAACATGACAGATTTCTTACTTCCACTTTCAGGTCTATATTTTCTGGAATAGGTAAAAGAACGTCCCTCCAGATGATGCGATTCTCCTCATCAGTACGGGCCTTTGCATATTTTCTGAAAacgcatgaccaaaagtataatACTGATTTTCTCCTTGAAAATCATTAGACTACTTTATAAACAGACAAACACAAGTAAACATAAGCTATTGACTCACTTGTGTATACCCTGAGATGTTTCCTCAACGGACTGGGTGGCTCCAATTCGACACGCATGGCTGCCACTGATGCACACACAACATCTAGGCTAAAAGGAGTAGACAGACAtttaattaaacagcatgaataCATTGTTTATTACTGACTGGGGACAGATAAACAAAAATGCATTTTGTCGCTGTTATTAATGTGATTTTCCTAAACACAACTCAATGATGGTGAGTATGATGGGGACATTTTTGGTCTGGGTAAAGCGCATGCACGTATGTTTATTCAGGAAATCAACAAACTGACAGGGCAGGAGTTTCTTAGGGACTTACCTTGACAGCTTCTGAGTAAGCAGTGATGGATAGAACCACTGTAACACCAAGGGAAAGGCCAAGCAGCGCAATTCTGTCAGCGGCCACTAGAGGGTGATCCTGCAGTAGTCTGAATGCAGCCTGAGAAGATATTAGCACGTGCTAATACTCATTTAGGCATTTATTCAAGTTTTCTCAAGACAATGGATCAAGAAAGACGTGcagatgtttttttcccccagacCCACAGACGAGAGAGAAAGCATAGTGGTGGGCGTGTTAGTATTCACATTTAAAGACGGTGAAAGAGTCCTCTCACCTGATTCCAAAGGTCTAAATCAGTTACTAATTGTGTAAGGTAAGGATTCAAACTAGCAAACAAACATTCACCACAGGCATTATGTAGAATTGTCTGTCAGACTGTCACTTGTCGGGTATTGTTTATCAAGTTATTGTTTATAAGAGCTTACCGACTGACtaaaaataacttcttaaaacATAGTACATGTATTTGGAGCATTTCCCATTTTAGCAttcacaaacccacacacacacacacacacacacacacacacacataaatggcCGAGCGTCAACCATGATTTGTATATGAAAATGGTGCAGACGGTAGACACAAACCTCAAAGTAAGGGTAGCCAATGGTAGCATTTTTATTTTGGTCTGGGAAGACGTAAAGTAGCGCCATGGCAGCAAAGCCATGGGATGCCAAGAGAGCAGCTCGATATTCCACCAGGCCGCCACTACCTCCCCACATGTCTAAAACTCCAGGGAAGGGTCCGGGACCTTCAGGATGACAAAAACATTATTGTTTATTTCTGCCACTTATCCTGTGCCTTaaaccagtcaaaagtgtggatatatatatatatatactcaacATGTCAGAACTCGAAATGAAATTTGTTAGGACTTATTATTCCTCTACAGGTCTTAAAGAGAACCCAgaaaaaatgaccaaaatgtatgTGACCTTCAGTTATTGAGAGCATTGTGTACCTGGTGGCAGGAACAGGGTACCTGTGACCCCTCCCTCTGTGATGTCGACCCTGCGGACTCCGGGGGCCATGTACCAGCGCTCTGTGACGACACTCGCCAGGGCCACCTGCTCTCTGAAACCCTGACTCACGTGTCCCCTGTACACAGAGATGTGCACCACCATGGGAGTGTGGACCTCCTTCTTCCTCAACCTACGAGAGGTATAAACAATTTGTATTCCAAAACTACCAACCACTTTAGCGTTGGCCTGAGTGTCAGAATAACCTCATGTTCATTCTCATGTTTACCTGAGTTCCGGTCTACTGCCAGGTATTGGTCTCATGCTCCACATCAGACCCATGGGCTCAACACCCTCATATGTCCCCCCTACACTTGGATCCTTGAAGACTATTAATGACGTAAAAGTTGCTTGAAAGTACAGGGCGAAAAGTGTGATTTGTGTAGCAAAAAAACAAGCATTTTGTGATgggtttttatatatttatgatGAATATGACACAAGTCTGAGTATACAGAATCCATcatattgttatttcactgtaattCCTTTAAATAAATTACATGAATGAAAGAGTTTCCAGTGCATTTACAAATGTTTTTCTGCTGTTGAAGTAGCTAAATTAAGTAGAAAAATGAAGTAGCGAAACGAAGTAGC includes:
- the LOC110521330 gene encoding acyl-coenzyme A thioesterase 1, producing MCQMDVIPVLTVKPWRALFDEKFHVVVGNLPPTQEVTLHSLHQSEDTDYWEAFGHYVSDAQGRVTVFKDPSVGGTYEGVEPMGLMWSMRPIPGSRPELRLRKKEVHTPMVVHISVYRGHVSQGFREQVALASVVTERWYMAPGVRRVDITEGGVTGTLFLPPGPGPFPGVLDMWGGSGGLVEYRAALLASHGFAAMALLYVFPDQNKNATIGYPYFEAAFRLLQDHPLVAADRIALLGLSLGVTVVLSITAYSEAVKPRCCVCISGSHACRIGATQSVEETSQGIHKKYAKARTDEENRIIWRDVLLPIPENIDLKVEMGRITCPLLLVVGQDDQNWAAVESADDMKQMMERTGNSHLLTTLSYPGAGHLIEPPYGPHCRACTFVLQPGQQRVVMLFGGLTKPHAVAQEDSWENILGFLQEHLCHSVKPHVQSRL